One genomic region from Streptomyces sp. Li-HN-5-11 encodes:
- a CDS encoding carboxymuconolactone decarboxylase, with product MPDSNETRALLEDPDAFGTFGRFTETPIGQMPPEMRAAFDLTKSLRGLVPGPHKIWAANPALLTTIAPIGAYYQADSTLSKAEIEIATLVICGRWGAAYSSFEHEKIGVRLGGLDPAKAQALIAGLPTAFGDPRQQVVYELSSALAAARVVPQGLFSRAQELLGDAGLTDVTVLMGWFTAVSLTLMAYDVPSSAVGLDQ from the coding sequence ATGCCCGATAGCAACGAGACCAGGGCCCTGCTTGAGGATCCGGACGCGTTCGGCACGTTCGGGCGATTCACCGAGACGCCCATCGGCCAGATGCCGCCGGAGATGCGCGCGGCGTTCGACCTCACCAAGAGCCTGCGCGGCCTGGTGCCGGGCCCGCACAAGATCTGGGCCGCCAATCCGGCCCTGCTCACGACGATCGCGCCCATCGGCGCGTACTACCAGGCCGATTCCACGCTCTCCAAGGCCGAGATCGAGATCGCGACCTTGGTGATCTGCGGCCGCTGGGGCGCCGCGTACAGCAGCTTCGAGCACGAGAAAATCGGCGTGCGGCTCGGCGGACTCGACCCGGCCAAGGCGCAGGCGCTGATCGCGGGCCTGCCGACCGCCTTCGGCGACCCGCGGCAGCAGGTCGTCTACGAGCTCTCTTCGGCGCTGGCCGCGGCGCGCGTGGTGCCCCAGGGGCTGTTCAGCCGGGCCCAGGAACTGCTCGGCGACGCCGGTCTCACCGACGTCACCGTCCTCATGGGCTGGTTCACCGCCGTCTCGCTCACCCTGATGGCCTACGACGTACCGTCCAGCGCCGTCGGCCTCGACCAGTGA
- a CDS encoding MarR family transcriptional regulator, which produces MSSRASGDRTETFEPDPALIGVATRLRISIGTFRRRSHEALSEGDLTGPQLTALSRLERLGAVTTAELARREQITPQAMGATVAVLEGRGLVARAADPADGRRWLLTVTDAGRVVLRSERSAVAETMAAAMATSFTSEEIATLDAAAPLIERLADLF; this is translated from the coding sequence ATGTCTTCGCGAGCATCGGGCGACCGCACCGAGACCTTTGAGCCGGACCCCGCGCTGATCGGGGTGGCCACGCGGTTGCGGATCAGCATCGGCACGTTCAGGCGCCGCAGTCACGAAGCGCTGAGCGAGGGGGATTTGACGGGCCCGCAGCTGACGGCTCTCTCGCGGCTCGAGCGGCTGGGTGCGGTCACCACTGCGGAGCTGGCCCGGCGGGAGCAGATCACTCCCCAGGCGATGGGCGCCACCGTCGCGGTCCTGGAAGGCCGTGGGCTGGTGGCCCGTGCCGCTGATCCCGCTGACGGGCGTCGCTGGCTGCTCACGGTCACCGATGCCGGCCGGGTCGTGCTGCGTTCCGAGCGCAGTGCCGTCGCCGAGACGATGGCCGCGGCGATGGCGACGTCCTTCACGTCCGAAGAGATCGCGACTCTCGACGCCGCGGCGCCGCTGATCGAGCGGCTGGCAGACCTGTTCTGA